One genomic segment of Schlesneria paludicola DSM 18645 includes these proteins:
- a CDS encoding histidine phosphatase family protein, with protein sequence MNQACPLVYLVRHGETQWSITGQHTGLCDIPMTANGEREAELLRDRLKRISFDRILTSPLQRAMRTCELAGFGQVAYADQDLTEWHYGDYEGKTSAQIHEQRPDWNLFRDGCPDGESVAEISARADRIVSQLSSVSGTALVFSHSHFLRVLTARWLKLEATAARCFFLNTASVSVLGYEHGREDPVIRLWNDRRHHGVVM encoded by the coding sequence ATGAATCAAGCCTGTCCTCTGGTTTATCTAGTCCGGCACGGCGAGACGCAATGGAGCATCACAGGACAGCATACGGGCTTGTGTGACATCCCTATGACTGCGAACGGTGAACGTGAGGCAGAACTTCTTCGTGATCGTCTGAAAAGAATCTCATTCGACCGAATTTTGACCAGCCCGTTACAACGGGCGATGCGAACGTGCGAGCTTGCCGGTTTCGGTCAAGTCGCGTACGCGGATCAGGATCTCACTGAATGGCACTACGGCGACTATGAGGGCAAGACGAGTGCTCAGATTCATGAACAGCGACCCGACTGGAATCTCTTCCGAGACGGCTGTCCTGATGGTGAGTCTGTCGCAGAGATTTCCGCGAGGGCTGATCGTATTGTCAGCCAACTGAGTTCGGTCAGCGGTACGGCGTTGGTGTTCTCGCACAGCCATTTTCTGCGCGTCCTGACGGCGCGGTGGTTGAAGCTTGAGGCAACGGCCGCTCGTTGCTTCTTCCTGAATACGGCCTCCGTCAGTGTCCTTGGCTATGAACACGGACGCGAAGATCCCGTGATTCGTCTTTGGAATGATCGGCGTCATCACGGCGTTGTAATGTGA
- a CDS encoding class I fructose-bisphosphate aldolase has translation MTSEQLTSTAKSLVANDKGILAMDESNPTCNKRFAALGIPQTEAMRREYRELIVTTPGLAECINGAILYDETIRQQKSDGIPFAKALSEVGIIPGIKVDGGAKSLALHPGEKITEGLDGLRDRLAEYAAFGARFAKWRAVITIGDGIPSHGCIEANAQGLARYAALCQEAEIVPIVEPEVLMDGSHTLEQCRCVTAEVLSAVFHQLDVHGVILEGMILKPNMIVAGLKCSIQPSVDEVADATVNCFLRKVPAAVAGIAFLSGGQSAELATARLNAMNVRFKSRRPWPLAFSFARAIQQPAMEAWKGNKANVAAAQKALYERAISNVAARRGECKSGT, from the coding sequence ATGACGAGCGAGCAGTTGACGAGTACCGCGAAAAGTCTCGTGGCGAACGACAAGGGCATTCTGGCGATGGATGAGAGCAACCCCACCTGCAACAAACGATTTGCCGCGCTGGGGATTCCGCAGACCGAGGCGATGCGGCGCGAGTACCGCGAGCTAATCGTGACTACGCCGGGATTGGCTGAGTGCATCAATGGCGCGATTCTCTACGACGAAACGATCCGTCAGCAGAAGTCCGATGGAATTCCCTTTGCCAAGGCACTCAGCGAGGTCGGAATCATTCCTGGGATCAAAGTCGACGGCGGTGCGAAGTCACTGGCGCTTCATCCCGGCGAAAAAATCACGGAAGGACTCGACGGATTGCGTGATCGCCTCGCTGAGTATGCGGCGTTTGGTGCGCGGTTTGCCAAGTGGAGAGCGGTGATCACGATTGGCGATGGCATACCGAGTCACGGGTGCATCGAAGCCAATGCACAAGGGTTGGCTCGTTATGCCGCGCTCTGTCAAGAAGCCGAAATTGTTCCGATTGTAGAACCCGAAGTTCTTATGGATGGATCACACACATTGGAACAATGTCGCTGCGTGACGGCCGAAGTCCTGTCCGCCGTATTTCATCAATTGGACGTGCATGGTGTAATACTCGAGGGAATGATCCTTAAGCCGAACATGATTGTTGCAGGACTGAAGTGTTCGATTCAGCCATCGGTCGATGAGGTGGCCGACGCCACCGTCAACTGCTTCTTGCGAAAAGTTCCGGCCGCGGTGGCGGGGATTGCCTTCCTGTCGGGCGGCCAGTCGGCCGAGCTCGCGACGGCACGATTGAATGCGATGAATGTCCGCTTCAAGTCGCGTCGACCCTGGCCATTGGCGTTCTCATTCGCCCGCGCCATCCAGCAACCGGCCATGGAAGCGTGGAAGGGCAATAAGGCGAATGTTGCCGCGGCACAAAAGGCGCTGTACGAGCGAGCCATCTCCAATGTGGCCGCACGACGAGGCGAATGCAAAAGCGGGACGTAA
- a CDS encoding RNA polymerase sigma factor: MREDADASAVSRVQRGDRAAFAELYDRYARLVRCLCFDGIRNLNDSNDLCQEVFLKAFRSIGELRDANRFANWLTGITRNAIRDWHRRHDGSPMQLDEPVPDSEHRDSETDFAELRDAIGALPEQERLALHLFYLDEEPVTVARQVLGLSQSGFYKLLDRARRQVAEKMKATQEMRDE, from the coding sequence GTGAGAGAAGACGCTGACGCCAGCGCGGTTTCCCGGGTCCAACGTGGTGATCGGGCTGCTTTCGCGGAACTCTACGACCGCTACGCGCGGCTGGTTCGGTGTCTCTGTTTTGATGGAATCCGGAATCTAAATGATTCGAATGACTTGTGTCAGGAAGTTTTCCTAAAGGCGTTTCGCTCGATCGGCGAACTGCGGGATGCGAATCGATTCGCCAATTGGCTGACGGGAATTACGCGGAATGCCATCCGTGATTGGCATCGTCGGCACGATGGCAGTCCGATGCAGTTGGACGAGCCTGTTCCCGATTCTGAGCATCGCGACAGTGAAACGGATTTCGCCGAGCTCCGCGATGCGATCGGAGCACTGCCCGAGCAGGAACGCCTCGCGCTACATCTATTTTACCTTGACGAAGAGCCAGTCACGGTCGCTCGGCAGGTCCTGGGATTGTCGCAATCGGGCTTTTACAAACTGTTGGATCGAGCTCGGCGGCAAGTTGCGGAGAAGATGAAAGCAACTCAGGAGATGCGTGATGAATAA
- a CDS encoding MFS transporter, which yields MNEKTESGADKPLPTVFLLSIAYLGFVSLGLPDPIAGVAWPSVRDLFSLPQSGFGLVFIALGCGYCASGFFGGTITHAMGLGNLLWVSSGLVALGMFGFSLAPSWPLFVACAVIWGLGSGGIDSGLNAYSSKHFSAKHVNWLHACYSVGATLGPLLMTVMLYWGSWRIGYASVGGLLLVMMVIFIVTRDRWTGPDLSENGEVIAPISMVVTLREPLVWLQMVLFFLYVGVEFTVGQWSFTILTESRHLPTDVAGPLASGYYAAIGIGRIVAGVIAARFGLDLLIRCAMIAALAGTLLFAFGGPVELSCTGLIVIGLGLAPMFPCLMAKTPQRLGADVATHAVGFQASAGMVGAALMPGLAGILSDTISLESVASFAVLLSVLLLATHEVILSVARHRR from the coding sequence ATGAATGAGAAGACGGAATCGGGTGCTGACAAGCCGTTGCCAACAGTGTTTCTACTTTCGATTGCCTATCTGGGATTCGTCAGCCTTGGTTTGCCCGATCCGATCGCGGGAGTGGCGTGGCCGTCCGTGCGCGATCTGTTTTCCTTGCCGCAGAGTGGGTTTGGACTGGTCTTCATCGCCCTCGGTTGCGGCTATTGTGCTTCCGGTTTCTTCGGTGGCACGATCACGCATGCGATGGGGCTAGGGAATCTACTGTGGGTGAGTAGCGGGCTGGTGGCACTGGGGATGTTCGGGTTTAGCCTGGCGCCGAGTTGGCCTTTGTTTGTCGCGTGCGCGGTGATCTGGGGTCTAGGGTCCGGCGGGATCGATAGCGGATTGAACGCGTACAGTTCCAAGCATTTCTCGGCCAAGCATGTGAACTGGCTGCATGCGTGCTACAGCGTCGGGGCCACGTTGGGGCCACTGCTGATGACCGTCATGCTCTACTGGGGATCGTGGCGGATCGGATATGCCAGCGTGGGGGGGTTGCTGCTTGTGATGATGGTGATCTTCATCGTCACCCGTGACAGGTGGACTGGCCCTGATCTTTCAGAGAATGGCGAGGTGATTGCTCCGATCAGCATGGTGGTGACGCTGCGCGAACCGCTCGTCTGGCTGCAGATGGTTCTATTCTTTCTGTATGTGGGGGTGGAGTTCACCGTTGGACAATGGAGTTTCACGATCCTGACTGAATCTCGGCATTTGCCGACCGACGTCGCCGGGCCGCTTGCCAGTGGTTACTACGCGGCGATTGGGATCGGCCGGATCGTGGCCGGTGTCATTGCGGCTCGATTTGGGCTCGACCTGCTGATTCGTTGCGCGATGATTGCGGCACTCGCGGGAACACTTCTGTTTGCCTTCGGCGGGCCGGTCGAGCTCAGTTGTACGGGCCTGATAGTCATTGGCCTGGGTCTGGCTCCGATGTTCCCGTGTCTGATGGCCAAGACACCGCAGCGATTGGGGGCCGACGTCGCTACGCACGCCGTCGGCTTCCAAGCCAGTGCCGGAATGGTGGGCGCCGCACTGATGCCAGGGCTGGCTGGTATCCTTAGCGACACAATCAGTCTTGAGTCTGTCGCATCATTCGCCGTGCTGCTTTCTGTGCTATTGCTTGCTACGCACGAAGTCATTCTCTCTGTTGCCCGTCATCGTCGATGA